From the Mastacembelus armatus chromosome 14, fMasArm1.2, whole genome shotgun sequence genome, one window contains:
- the ompb gene encoding olfactory marker protein b, with translation MSKEMELPFLPDTQLTEVMRLRVQSLQQRGQKRQDGERLLQPNEAVYRLDFSQQSLRFLHWTVRLAQPGRLTITATSQLWTPDLTNLMTRQLLEPVGTFWRAAGDASDAPVQCYEADAHEFGERIAELAKVRKVMYFLFAFAESCNPETVDCSITFTVDS, from the coding sequence ATGTCTAAAGAAATGGAGTTGCCCTTCCTGCCTGACACCCAGCTAACAGAGGTGATGCGCCTCAGGGTTCAGTCTCTTCAGCAGCGAGGCCAGAAGAGGCAGGATGGCGAGCGGCTACTGCAGCCCAATGAGGCAGTGTACCGGCTGGACTTTTCCCAACAGTCCCTCCGATTCTTGCACTGGACAGTGCGGCTGGCTCAACCGGGACGCCTCACCATCACAGCCACCTCGCAGCTGTGGACACCTGACCTCACTAACCTGATGACACGTCAACTATTGGAGCCTGTCGGGACTTTCTGGAGGGCAGCAGGTGATGCCAGCGATGCACCCGTCCAGTGCTACGAGGCTGATGCACATGAGTTTGGCGAGAGGATTGCTGAGCTGGCTAAGGTAAGGAAGGTGATGTactttttgtttgcatttgcagAAAGCTGCAACCCAGAGACTGTTGACTGCTCCATCACCTTCACAGTGGATAGCTGA